The following coding sequences lie in one Bacteroidales bacterium genomic window:
- a CDS encoding elongation factor G, whose translation MKVYQTNEIKNIALIGGAKSGKTTLAECMLFEGGVIKRRGSVEDNNTVSDYREIELERQNSVYSTVMYTEYAGKKINIIDNPGFDDFIGEVFSSLKVCETALMVVNAQNGVEVGTEITWRHTNKQNVPVIFVVNQLEHEKANFEENIRQLKNQFGAKVTLVQYALNTGIGFDSVVDLLKMKLFKYNKDGKAEILDIPDSEKVKAEELHAALIEAAAESDESLMEIFFDKGTLTEEELFRGIKLGITHRNLFPVLCTSSKNNLGVSSLLEFIANSTPSPDEVAPPKTVEGKDIPCIITEPASAFIFKTSIETHIGEVSYFKVLSGEITEALDMVNVNNSTKERISQVFVCAGKNREKIAKVVAGDFAATIKLKNSYTNNTLNFSKNSEIQLKPIEFPNPKYRVAVKALNTADDEKLGGILNDMRKIDPTLIPEYSKELKQLILHGQGELHLTIAKWQIEKINKIDIEFLPPRIPYRETITKQSKSVYRHKKQSGGAGQFGEVHLLIQPFTENMVEPTEFPIRGKEQHELSWGGKLIFHNCIVGGSIDARFMPAILKGIMEKMEEGPLTGSYARDIAVYIYDGKMHPVDSNEISFKLAGRNAFKEAFKNAGPKILEPIYDVEVIVPEDKMGDVMTDLQGRRAVIMGMDSEGNYQKILAKVPLAEMNRYSTALSSITSGRATYGMKFSEYTQVPGEIQTQLLKAYEEQEKDEE comes from the coding sequence ATGAAGGTTTATCAGACTAATGAGATTAAAAACATTGCGTTGATTGGTGGCGCAAAATCAGGGAAAACCACCCTGGCTGAATGTATGCTTTTTGAAGGTGGCGTGATTAAAAGAAGAGGTAGCGTGGAAGATAATAATACCGTTTCTGACTATCGCGAAATAGAACTTGAGCGTCAAAATTCGGTTTATTCAACCGTGATGTACACGGAATACGCCGGCAAAAAAATAAATATTATTGATAATCCCGGTTTTGATGATTTTATCGGGGAAGTGTTTTCATCCTTAAAAGTCTGTGAAACAGCACTCATGGTAGTCAATGCACAAAATGGCGTTGAAGTGGGTACAGAAATTACATGGCGCCATACCAATAAGCAAAATGTTCCTGTAATATTTGTCGTCAACCAGCTAGAACATGAAAAAGCAAATTTTGAAGAAAATATCAGGCAGCTTAAAAATCAATTTGGTGCAAAAGTTACTCTAGTACAATATGCCTTGAACACCGGTATCGGATTTGATTCCGTTGTTGACCTTTTAAAAATGAAGTTATTTAAATACAACAAAGACGGTAAAGCTGAAATATTAGACATACCTGACAGTGAAAAAGTCAAAGCCGAAGAATTGCATGCTGCTCTGATTGAAGCTGCCGCCGAGAGCGATGAATCGCTTATGGAAATATTTTTTGATAAAGGCACTTTGACTGAAGAAGAACTTTTCAGAGGTATAAAACTTGGTATTACTCACAGAAATCTTTTCCCGGTTTTATGCACATCATCAAAAAATAATTTAGGGGTAAGTTCATTGCTGGAATTTATCGCTAATTCCACTCCATCCCCCGACGAAGTTGCACCTCCAAAAACCGTTGAAGGTAAAGATATCCCCTGTATAATTACAGAGCCTGCCAGCGCTTTTATTTTTAAAACATCCATAGAAACACATATTGGTGAAGTATCCTATTTCAAAGTGTTATCGGGTGAAATCACTGAAGCTTTGGATATGGTCAATGTTAACAACAGCACCAAAGAGCGAATTTCGCAAGTGTTTGTTTGTGCCGGAAAAAATCGTGAAAAAATTGCCAAAGTTGTTGCAGGAGATTTTGCTGCTACCATCAAACTGAAAAACTCTTATACAAATAACACCTTAAACTTTTCAAAAAATTCAGAAATACAACTGAAGCCTATAGAATTCCCGAACCCGAAATATCGTGTTGCTGTGAAAGCCCTTAATACTGCAGATGATGAAAAGCTTGGCGGGATATTAAATGACATGCGTAAAATTGACCCTACCTTAATTCCTGAATATTCCAAAGAACTCAAACAACTTATTTTACACGGACAGGGAGAATTACACCTCACCATAGCCAAATGGCAAATTGAAAAAATTAATAAAATCGATATAGAATTTCTTCCTCCCAGGATACCATATCGTGAAACCATCACCAAACAATCAAAATCCGTATATCGCCACAAAAAACAATCAGGCGGAGCAGGTCAGTTTGGCGAAGTGCATTTGCTGATACAGCCTTTCACAGAAAATATGGTTGAACCTACCGAATTTCCTATTCGTGGAAAAGAACAACATGAACTGTCATGGGGTGGAAAACTAATATTTCACAATTGCATTGTAGGCGGCTCCATTGACGCACGTTTTATGCCTGCCATTCTGAAAGGAATCATGGAAAAAATGGAAGAAGGTCCGCTAACAGGCTCTTATGCCCGCGACATTGCAGTTTATATTTATGATGGTAAAATGCACCCCGTGGACTCCAACGAAATATCATTCAAACTCGCCGGAAGAAATGCATTTAAAGAAGCATTTAAAAATGCCGGCCCTAAAATTCTCGAGCCTATATACGACGTGGAAGTAATTGTACCTGAAGATAAAATGGGAGACGTAATGACAGACCTGCAAGGCCGAAGAGCGGTAATTATGGGCATGGACAGCGAAGGAAACTACCAGAAAATTTTAGCAAAAGTTCCTTTAGCAGAAATGAACAGGTATTCTACAGCTTTAAGTTCCATAACAAGTGGACGTGCCACTTACGGTATGAAATTCTCAGAATATACCCAGGTGCCTGGAGAAATACAGACTCAGCTGCTTAAAGCTTACGAAGAACAAGAAAAAGATGAGGAATAA